A region from the Gossypium hirsutum isolate 1008001.06 chromosome A08, Gossypium_hirsutum_v2.1, whole genome shotgun sequence genome encodes:
- the LOC107944272 gene encoding microsomal glutathione S-transferase 3, translated as MEFLAKEYGYVVLVVVAYCFLSIWMGIQVGMARKKYKVYYPTLYALESENKDAKLFNCVQRGHQNSLEMMPMFFVLMILGGMAHPCISAALGLFYTVTRYFYFTGYSTGDPQKRLTIGKYGFLALLGLKICTISLAINLLRR; from the exons ATGGAGTTTTTAGCTAAAGAATACGGGTACGTAGTGTTAGTGGTGGTGGCTTACTGCTTTCTCAGCATATGGATGGGTATCCAAGTAGGGATGGCTCGCAAGAAGTATAAGGTTTATTACCCCACCCTTTACGCTCTTGAATCCGAGAACAAAGATGCAAAGCTCTTCAACTGTGTTCAg AGAGGGCATCAAAATTCGCTGGAGATGATGCCTATGTTCTTCGTactgatgattttgggaggaatGGCTCATCCTTGCATCTCCGCTGCGCTTGGACTTTTTTACACCGTCACCCGTTATTTCTACTTCACCGGCTATTCCACCGGAGATCCCCAGAAACGTCTCACTATTGG GAAATATGGGTTCTTGGCATTGCTGGGGCTCAAGATTTGCACTATTTCATTAGCAATAAACCTGCTCCGACGATGA
- the LOC107944271 gene encoding probable polyamine oxidase 4, translating to MDLLRFQGIERQEEAAVPCVIVIGGGISGLAAARTLTDASFKVILLESRERLGGRIHTDFSFGCPVDMGASWLHGVCNENPLAPLISSLGLKLYRTSGDNSVLYDHDLESYALFDMDGRKVPQEIVVEVGDVFKRILKETEKVRDEHKKDMSVLKAISIVLDRNPELRQEGLAYEVMQWYICRMEAWFAADTDMISLKCWDQEQVLLGGHGLMVQGYDPIIKELAKDIDVRLNHRVSKISRGCDNVVVNVENGLSFIADAAIVTVPLGVLKANLIQFEPKLPEWKVAAISDIGVGNENKIALLFDRVFWPNVELLGIVARTSYSCGYFLNLHKATGHPILVYMAAGRFADDLEKFSDEYAVNFVMSQLKKMFPDATEPVQYLVSHWGTDPNSLGCYSYDPVGMAGDVYDKLREPLDNLFFGGEAVTEEHQGSVHGAYSSGVLAARNCESHLLERLGDFRKLQLISFSGDALLEPIFPLQISRM from the exons ATGGATCTGCTCCGCTTCCAAG GCATTGAGAGGCAGGAGGAGGCAGCAGTTCCCTGTGTCATTGTGATAGGAGGTGGTATTTCCGGCCTTGCTGCCGCTCGGACTCTGACTGATGCTTCTTTCAAG GTAATCCTGTTGGAATCACGAGAAAGACTTGGTGGTCGCATCCATACTGATTTCTCTTTTGGTTGCCCTGTGGATATGGGAGCTTCATG GCTACACGGAGTATGCAATGAGAATCCCTTAGCTCCATTAATATCCTCTCTGGGGCTTAAATTGTACCGTACTAGTGGTGACAATTCTGTGTTGTATGACCATGATTTGGAAAG TTATGCACTTTTTGATATGGATGGTCGTAAAGTTCCACAAGAGATTGTTGTTGAAGTTGGAGATGTATTCAAGAGAATACTCAAAGAG ACTGAGAAAGTACGGGATGAACACAAGAAGGACATGTCAGTCCTTAAAGCAATATCAATTGTGCTAGATAGGAATCCTGAGTTAAG ACAAGAAGGACTTGCCTATGAAGTGATGCAGTGGTACATATGTAGAATGGAAGCTTGGTTTGCTGCAGATACAGATATGATATCCTTGAAATGCTGGGATCAG GAACAAGTCCTTTTGGGTGGTCATGGACTTATGGTGCAGGGTTATGACCCCATAATAAAAGAACTTGCTAAAGATATTGATGTTCGCTTGAATCATAG GGTTTCTAAAATATCCAGAGGATGTGATAACGTGGTGGTCAATGTTGAGAACGGATTGAGCTTCATTGCTGATGCTGCTATAGTAACTGTACCCCTCGGGGTTCTTAAAGCCAATTTGATTCAGTTTGAACCAAAGTTGCCAGAATGGAAGGTTGCTGCAATTTCAGATATTGGTGTTGGTAACGAAAACAAGATTGCCTTACTATTTGACCGAGTCTTTTGGCCAAATGTTGAGCTGTTAGGCATTGTTGCACGCACTTCTTATTCTTGTGGTTATTTTCTCAATCTTCACAAGGCAACAGGCCATCCTATTCTTGTCTATATGGCTGCTGGAAGATTTGCTGACGATCTGGAGAAGTTTTCTGATGAATATGCTGTGAACTTTGTGATGTCgcagttgaagaaaatgtttcCTGATGCAACTGAGCCG GTACAATATCTGGTGTCACATTGGGGAACAGATCCAAATTCCCTTGGCTGTTATTCGTATGATCCAGTCGGGATGGCAGGAGATGTGTATGATAAGCTTAGAGAACCTTTGGATAATCTTTTCTTTGGAGGGGAAGCAGTTACCGAGGAGCACCAAGGGTCGGTGCACGGAGCTTACTCTTCTGGAGTCCTGGCTGCCAGAAACTGTGAGAGTCATCTCTTAGAGAGATTAGGTGACTTTAGAAAGCTCCAGCTAATCTCCTTTAGTGGTGATGCATTATTAGAACCCATATTTCCTCTCCAGATATCTAGGATGTGA
- the LOC121204909 gene encoding uncharacterized protein — translation MGRWSQFVVAVTILAVGILSASATARPCKTFFVASYSFSFENPNDPSSSTGFVTVFTEIGQLSVVPPKPKPSDVFSSLRERSKDILSVIVALLFGVGCGALTAATLYLVWTLFSARSDYHRACLEDDESDGELSPKKVGYVTIPTVNVKEVN, via the coding sequence ATGGGAAGGTGGAGTCAATTCGTGGTTGCGGTGACTATTCTGGCGGTGGGCATCCTTTCGGCATCAGCCACCGCTAGACCCTGCAAGACATTCTTCGTGGCCTCCTATTCTTTCTCTTTTGAAAACCCTAACGACCCTTCCTCCTCCACCGGATTCGTCACCGTCTTCACCGAGATCGGTCAATTGAGCGTTGTACCACCGAAACCCAAGCCCTCCGATGTCTTCAGCTCTCTCCGTGAGCGCAGTAAGGACATCCTTAGCGTGATCGTCGCTCTTCTCTTCGGCGTCGGTTGCGGCGCTCTCACGGCGGCTACCCTCTACTTGGTCTGGACCCTCTTCTCGGCACGGTCTGATTATCATCGTGCTTGTTTGGAGGATGATGAGAGCGACGGAGAACTTAGCCCTAAGAAGGTTGGGTATGTAACCATTCCCACCGTTAACGTTAAGGAAGTCAATTGA